AACATCTCTTGAACCGTGTCAGCTTCTAAAATCCCCGAGCTGTGAAAGCTATTGATTTCAGCAATGATAAACTTATTCATGTCTTCTATCGTTGTATAAAGTCCGGCAGCTGCTTTCTCGGTAAATATGTAGTTTGGTAACAAATGTAGTTTTACATCGTAAGCTTTCGCTGTCTTATCCTGGAGATGATCATCCCATTGAAAACTACTATTCTCCATTCCTAACGGTGTAAGAACAACTTCATTTAGATATGAATGAAAGTCTTCTCCTGTTACTTCTTCGATCATGAGTTGTAGTAAGTTATAACCTCCACCTGAATAGCTATACCGCGCTCCTGGTTCATTTTCTAATTCAACAGGTTTTGAACCACCACCAATCCCACTAAGTGATTGCTCTAAAGTAGGCAGCTGTGTATTGGACTCGTAGCCAGGATAACCTCCACCGACAGATAGCCCTGATGTATGACTTAATAGCCTTCTCACTGTTATCGCTTTTTGGTCATATTCACTTTCAGGTAGCTGCCATCTTGTTATGTAATTCTCAATAGGATCATCTAAATTGATGAGACCATCCTCCACCAATTTCATTACACCAAGTGCTGTCACTGATTTAGAAATCGAAGCAACTTGAAACACAGTGTTCTGATCCACTTTCCTTTTAACGTCAATATCCGCATAACCGAACGTACCTATCCATGTAACTTGGCCATCTTCTAGCACAGAAATTGCTGCCCCAGGAATATTACATTTACTTAGTAATTTTTCAGTTTTTGTTTCTACGTCTTTAATCAATTTATCAAGATCGGTTGTTCTAGTTAGATCGTTATGATTCAAAGAAAATGGAATAGTAGTGATGATTGCCAATATAAGAAAAATGATGGCTTTTCTTTTCATAGATAACCTCCAAATTAGTCAAGATATAAATATTTTATTACTGTTCTGCAAATTCCCCTTGTAATTTTCAAAAACGTCACAATTCGTTCATCATTTGTACGAATTCAAGATTCACTGTGACAACCCAAATTTTAAATAATGGATCAATCGTTATTGCTTTATGCTTTCTAATTAAGAAGAATAAAGTTTAATCTTAATTGTTTGTAGCGTAGTAAGAGTCTACTACGCTACAGTAATAAACTGTTTGTCATTCGATGGTTAATCTTAGTCAGAGCTTTGCTGTAACCAAAACCTCCTTAACCCGGTACAAGTCAAACCGTTATTTTGTCCCCCTAGGGACGTATCAAACAATGGGTGAGAACCTTGTCTTTTCTTCTTACAGTCTTAAATCTATTTATGTCTATTTTTATTCAATTAAACTGCTCTATAGTTTAACATTAATTCCCTTTTTGTTGGTATAGAAAAAACATTCCTTCTTGAAGGAATGCTCACCTATAGTTTAATAAAAAAGGGACGTTCATTCCACATTTGCGGAAGGGCATCCTGAAATATACAGAAATTATTAAGAACTTATTTAAAATCCATATTTTTAAAAGCCTCCAATAAGACACCACCCCCACACCTCTTTGATATAGTAGTTTTCTAAGTCTTCTATAGGAGGAACAAATATGATTTTATCTTTAAAAAACCTATCAGTCACATACGGTACCAAAAAGGCTGTAGACAACATTAGTTTTAGCATTCGACCTGGTGAGGTAATTGGCTTACTTGGGGCAAATGGTGCAGGGAAATCCTCTACGATTGCAGCGGTACTTGGTATTGAAAAGAGTAATTACGAAGAGCTCATAATGCTCGGGAAGTCACCAATTATCCATCGCAAGGAAGTCTTCCAAGAGGTGGGGGTACAGTTTCAAGAAACAAATTTCCAAGATAAATTAACAGTGCGTGAGGCATGCGAGCAATGGAAGTCGCTTTATAAGCACACTACTGATGTGCCTCTACTCTTAGAAACTTTTGGTTTAGTTGGGAAGGAAACACAACTTGTGAAATCTCTTTCAGGAGGAGAACGTCAACGCTTAGCAGTGCTGCTGGCATTGATATCTAATCCTAAGCTTGTTTTCCTGGACGAGCTTACAACTGGATTAGATACTAGGGCACGCCGTATGCTTTGGAGGCAGCTGTTAGTTATGAAAGAAAATGGGCTGGCAATTGTCCTAACATCACACTACATGGATGAGGTCGAAGCTTTATGTAATGAAATATTAATTTTAAAAGAAGGGCAAACGGTATTTCATGGCACAATCCAAGAGGCAATTCGTACAAGTGGGAAAGCGACACTAGAAGACGCGTACCTAAATTTTGCAGGTGAGGAGGACTGGGTATGAGTACATTTCTTACCTTTTTAAAAATTGAGGGAAAACTCGTTTGGAAGGGCATCGATATTCTAATTTTTGGAATCTGTTTCCCTATCATTTTAGCCACACTATTTGGTTATCTACTGAGTAATGACGGATTAGCAGGTGCTTCCAATTTTGAATTATCGTATGCAGCCGTAATTACAATTGGTGTACTGGCAACAGGAGTTATGGGCATACCATTGACCATTGCAGATTACCGTCACCGAGGGATTTTAAAGAGATTCCAAGTGACACCTGTTTCACCTCTCCAAATTCTATTTGCTCAAGGTTTGATTCAGCTTTCTTCAGCACTTGTATCATTTATTGGTGTCACACTTGTTTATCATCTATTATTTGATTATGAACTAAAAGGCTCTTGGACGATATTCCTTATGACCTACACTTTTGTCATTGTAGCGATGTATAGTATTGGGATTTTCATCGGAAGCTTAGTACCTGACCAAAAGTCAGCAAATGTCTGGAGCTCTGTTGCTTACTTTACAATGTTGCTGTTTTCAGGAGCAACAATTCCGTATGAAACCATGCCTCGATTCTTCCAATGGATAATGGATATTTTACCCCTTGCTCATGGAATACATTTATTAAAGCAGGCAAGTACAGGAGGATCACTAACAGATGGTCTATTCCATATCGTGATTTTAGCTCTATGTATTGTCATTGGATTAGGTGGAGCGATTAAATATTTCAAATGGAAGTAGGTGTGTCGGGTGTACAAAACAAAGGAAATTGCAGCACTTGTTGGGGTACACCCCAACACTGTGCGCATTTATGAGGAATGGGGATTTATATCACCTGTACCAAGACAAACAAATGGCTACCGTATCTATTCAGATATCCATTTGTTACAGTTAAACGTCGCACGAACGCTCTTTCGCTGTGAAATTGTGCAAGGAGATCTTCGAAAAAGAGCTCGTGCCATTGTATATGCTTGCGGCAAAGAAAATTTTACAAAGGCTAATCAACTAACTATAGACTATCTTGCCAAGTTAGAACGCGATTATGATCATGCCTTGTCTGCTGCAAAAGTTGTGGAGAAATGGTTGAGAGAAGAACCTACTGTTAGTACATGTACTTCTTCTCGGAAAGATGTGGCACTGCTTCTAGATACTACATCTGAAGCTATACGAAATTGGGAACGTAACGGACTTATTACCGTTCCGAGACTGCACAACGGTAACCGAGCATATGGTGAACGAGAAATTGAGCAACTACGAGTTATTCGTAGTTTAAGAAGTGCCCATTACTCAATTAATGCCATTTTACGTTTACTCAACCAAATCCATCAACCAAGCCCTGATATTGTTGCAATTTTAAATACACCAACAGATGAAGAAGATATTGTGTCAGTAACAGACCAATTAGGTAAATCATTACTAGATGCCATAGCAGATGCAAAAGATACATTAGCTTTGATTCATGAAAAAACCACTTTCCAATAAGGATCTAAAAATTGACTTAAATTCCATTTATTAAGAAGTGGAAAAATTTGATTTTCAAGTGCTCCTTCCAAGTATTTGTACGCAAATAACGGAAAGAACGGAATACTTGTGTAAGGTATGTGCCAAGCACATTCCAACAAAGCAATCGTTATTCGAAAGAAGTCACTGTGAAATGTTAAGGAGCGAAACCCCCTAAAGAAATTCATCATTTTTTATTTCTAATGTCAACTTGCTTTTTAAGCTTACTCATCTCAATATTGATCTCGATTTTCTGTTTACCATCACTTGTGATACGGTTCACCGTGGTTATTTAAGAGGCAAAAAAAGGACAGGATTCAGTTTGTCTCCTGTCCTTTTTTCCTATACTATTTAAAGGAACGTCATTAATATTGTCACACCTATACCTAAAAAAGTAGTAACTAAAGTAGCTACTGCAACATTTATTATCAGGTTTTCTTTTCCAACCGCATATAAAATATTTATGTGGTTTAAACATTCTGTATAAATTGTCTCATATTTTTTGACGTATTTGTTATTTGTGAAATAGATTTCTTTTTCCTCTCCCCCATAAAACGCTCTCCAGTCTTTCACCTCACTATGTTCTACTGATTGATAACTCAGGTGTAGTTTATTGTCATTTATAGCCCTAATTTTATTTACAAGCCATTTATAATCCTTGGATGATATTTTATTTTTGGCTTCATTAAAATATTTATTCATTTTTTGGTTTAATTCGTTATGTTCAATTCTTTCGAATAGAAAATAATAAAAATCCATTCTGAAATTACTTAAAATGCTTGTAAATGTAAATGGGGAGTAACGCTTACCCGTAAAGTAAAGCTCCATCTTTAATCCTTCACGTTCTGTCTTATCTGTAATCAAGTATTGTTCACCGTTACGGATCTCGTATGTCTCTCTTAGAAATACATCTCTAAATGACTCTTTTTCTGTAGGATTTTCAGGATAATTTATTACTTTTAGTGTTGGTAATTTGTAAATTAAACCATAGTTTAAATAAGAAATTTCCATTATTTTTGATTGAACAGTAAAATCAAGTAGTTCTTCAAACATTCTATGTACGTCACTATACCCCATTGTTTCTATTGTGTGTTCAAGGTTGTAATATCCAATAAATTTTCTCTTATATAAATAATTCTTGTTATCCTCAATAAATTCAAGGAGCATGTTATTATCCATTATCTTGTTGAAGGAAACCCTAAACTCAACGACTGCTTGATTATTGTTTACCTGTGTAAAAGAAGCGTCTACTTCTCTTATATATTTATCTTCTAAGAATTTTACTGTCGCTAAACTGGATTGGCTTGAACCTGCATATTGAAGAGAAAAATAATTAAGGTCTCTTATCTTTTTTGGTCTATAACTTAAATCTACTTGGTATCTGTCCCCATTTAATTTTGAAATTCCTTTTATCAGTTTATTCATAGCTTTATTTCCATAGGTATCCAGTAAAGTAAAACCCCACACCTTTAATAAAGCCTTTGATTCAAGGAACTCTCTGTAACGTTCATCTTTTTCAATATACTCCTGATATTCTGAGCTTTTTATTTTCTCTATCAACTTGTCGATATAAATTCTTCTTCTTTTTTGATGATTTACTCTCATGAAAACTATCATCCCTTATATCATGTTTATATTTTTTCCTCTAAACCTATAACACTTCATAGAATATTACAAAATAAGCCACTGTATATTTAAAACAGCGGCCATGATACTCATTTTCTTATTACTTTAGTCTATTGTCCCTTACAAATTTTTCAAAGTCACTTTCTTTATTCTGTGTGATTCGAATTTGCTTATATTTTTCGTACTCTTGTGTCGCTAACTTCTCAGCAACTTCCTTCGAGACTTTCCCTGCATTCTGTAATATATCATGTTCGTTAAACTGCAAGAAAGCATTTAGTTTATCTGTCCAATCTTTCATATACATGATCTGATTACGTTCAGCTTGGCTTTCTGCATAATCTAAATACATTGTAACGATACGATTAAGTTGTTTGATTTCCTTTTCAGATAAATAGTTCTTTGCCACAGTGATATCACTCTTACGAATGTTATCACCTTTCCAAGTAGTTAAGCCCATATTTTCTTTCGTAGCATCTGCCCTATTTGCAACGATTTCCGAAGCTGTTAGACCTGTAATTGCAAAGTGTAATTTATTTTGAACGGTGGCAAAAAACTCCTTCGAGATTTCTGCTTTAGCATCATAATCAACTGCTGTAGCATAAATGTCTGTAATCTTTAAGTAAAATCTTTTCTCTGATGCACGTATATCTCTAATACGTTCCAGAAGTTCATCAAAGTAATCTTGTCCAAAGTTTCGCATTTCCTTCAAGCGATCGTCATCCATCGTAAAGCCTTTTACCAGATATTCATTCAGACGCTCTGTTGCCCACTGGCGGAATTGTGTACCACGATGGGAACGGACACGATAGCCAATTGCAAGAATCATTTCGAGGTTGTAAAATGAAACTTCCCGTTCAACCTCACGTTTACCCTCGATTTGAACTATTCGGTTTTTCCGAATAGTTGCCGATTCCTGCAATTCTCCTTCTACATAGATGTTCTTTATATGTTCGTTTATCGTGTTGACACCTTTTTGGTAAAGCTCAGCAATTGCCTTCTGTGTCATCCAAACCGTTTCATTTTCTAAGCGAACATCTATTTTGGTGTTTCCTTCTTCTGTTTGGTAAATCAGAATGTTAGTTTCATTAATCATTAGCGTTCCTCCCCGATTTTCTTTTATCTATGTTGTCTCCATTCTCTTTCATTACTATCTATTATTATAGCATGCCATACCAGGATAAGTGTTGCGAGGTAAGCGTGAAACAAGAGGCACTATGTTGCTATAACTGATTATGTAAACAATTACTGATACATAAATGTTTACATTTCCTCAAACCTTTTAGTAATCTAATATAAAATCTTTTATGTAACATTTTTCGTATACTTATATGATTTTAAATCTGTTTTAGCAAACAATTTAATACTAATAATTGCTTACACTTTCTAATTTACTTCCACAACAGTAATGATTTTCGATTCAGAATCATTAAAATGATACAATTGAACAAATACAATAGAAAATAGAATGGTTTCTTCCATTGTTTATTTTTTACTATAATTTTGATAAACAAAAAAGGAAACAGAACTCGTTCCCTCTCTTGTAAGCCATTTTATTTACACCTTAATGTTCTTAATTCCAGTAACAGCAAACCTGTTTATCTCCATAATTGTTGGTCGCTCTTCCACCTTCATTGCATTGGAGACATAGAATGTAACTTCCTTTACTCCTCTTTGGAATTTCTCTCTCGTTCCGATAGGAAAATAACCCTCATATTTATATTGACCAAATTCAACTGAAAATTTTTGTGAATCAGTCATTATAAACCTTGCCTTTGTTTCTTTGTCACGATACTCTTTCATAAACCTATTATCAGTGATCTTTCTTACGTCTTGTCCTAAATTAAGTCTTTGTTTTGAAACAAGTTCCAATTCCATGTTTGCCATTATACCTTGTACCACTTCATTGTAAATGTCTTCTCTCTCAATGAGTGACAGCATGATTATAGCTTTTTTCTTTGCAATAGCTACCGATAACAAAATATCCTCATTATCATTCTTCACCCTGTTCTCCCCCTTGATCCATTAATAACAAATCAACTAACGTTGTAACCTGGACTGAGTACACCACTGCCAGGGAATGTATCAGTCTCATTGTTGGATTTCTCCTTTTCCCTTGTTCCAATCGGTGTAAATAACTCGGAGTAATTCCTCCCGATTGCTGTTCTACTTCACAAAGACTCCATCCCTTTCTTGTTCGACATCTCAGTAGAAACTCTCCAAATAAACTCCTATCATTCTGCACATTATTCATTTCTTCACCTTCTAATCTTGTTTTTTCGTTTAACACCTGATGAATATACATCTATATATGATAGTTGTTAGACTTGAAAAAAATTCAGTTTCATCAGTGATATTGTCGAAAAACAGCATGAATTAAGGGGTTTCTGTATAAGATAGGATAACTACTAATAAACTACCAAAAGAAAGGAGAATCGAATTGAATAGAGAAGAATTTATTACTCTATCACCTGAAAGAAGAGTGGAAGAGGTAAATCATTTGCTAAAGAAGCACACACTTAGGGAAATTGCAGCTACCCTAAATTTTGCGTATTCAACCTTTACAACAGAAATTAGAAACAACGGAGAGTACCAGTACAATAAGAAAAGTAAGCAGTATGTCAAAGCGAATGTGGTTGGAGATAAAAAGGAAGTAAACAGTGAGACAATAACGTTTATTGATGAGAATAAGGTAATCCTTCAACGGTTGATTGAAATGTATCAATCTAACAATCTACTTCTACTTGACGAGAGGGTTTACAGCAAAAATGCTAAGTTTGAAAACAAGAGCATTAAAATGAACAAAGACATCTACAAGGAGTTTAGCCTTTTCTGTGATACTCACTATAATCATTTAAAATTGCAAGATTTGATTTCACAAGCAATCCTGGATTTTACGGAACGATATAAGCGTTAAAAACAAGAAAAGAGCCGAGATGGCTCTTTTTCTTGTTATATGACATTCATCAGTGATTTAGACAATGACTTTGTTGCGTTTGCTTTTTCTGTAACTCTAACTTCATATTGCTCTATGATCTTGAATAGACTTTTCACCTTACCCATAATTCTTACTTGCTCTTCAAATGGCGGGATTGCAATAACAAACCTTGATAGTTTAGCCATACTTAAACCTTCTCTTGAAGCACCAACTTGTACACGCATTACTTCGCTTTGAAAATAAGGTGAAATTATACAAGTATGAATGAACCTTCTTACACTTTCATTAACTAAACGTATTATGGCAACGTGTTGATTAACATTAGCCGTATCAAAATCATCGGGAACAAGTGAACTCCTACCGATTGAAGCTCCTGTTATATTTAGAAGGATATCCTTTTCCTTAACAGCACTTCCGCTCATACTCTCATGTGTTTCTTCCGTTATACAAGCTATTCCATCTAATAATAAACCACTATTCCATACATTTTGAGAACGTATAAACTTTACACCATTTTGTACATAATTTTTTTCCCCACCAGACGGAGTCTTACCTGCCCCCAATTTGGTAGTAATATGTCCTAATCTCACCCATTCCCATCCCTGTGGAAGTTCATATGGAAATTCATCCTCCGAAATCGGTGGTAACAGCTTTTCTTTCTTGATTTTCTTTTCTGCTATCAAACGCTCTTTCTCTTGCTTTATCTTCTCTATCAATACCGAAGCAGGTTCTTCATTCACATTTTGCTCTACCAACTTACCTTGGACAGCAAGGCTTAGGATGCTGTTCCGCATTTGAGCAATGCTTTCTTTATCATTGCAAAGGTGGCCCATGTTTTCAATAGCAAAGCGAAGATCATTCAGTTGCTCAGGATTACTATGATCTTGTAGCTTTGTAAAGACACTTTTGTTTAATATTACTGATGTTGTTTGCTTTTTAACGATATCAGAAAATAGTCGGTCGCATTGGTCATATAAACTCTCTATTTTTTCCACAATACGTTTTTGTTCATGTAATGGTGGAATAGGTATAAGAGTTCTTTTAACTCTGTCTATATTTAGATTTCTTACACCTGTTCCAACTGCTTTATCTTCAAATTGGGTCATACTACCATTTAAAAAGAAGAGAAGCAATTCATCGAATATCAAATTATCAAAAATGTTAAACGACAACCAACCATCATGAATACAACCATCTATTCCCAAGATATATGCTTTCCCAAAGCTCATACTGTTGGACATAATTAAAGATCCTGCTTTTAAGTAGACAGATTTTTTTGCACCTTCCAAAGTTACTTTCTCTTTCGTCGATGTAATATATTTATTTCCTACAACCGAATCCCCTATCTTAATCCAAGGAATTCCATCACCTTCGTTAGTTAGGAAATTTTTGATAGGTCTTGGTGATGCTCCTCTGCGAATTTCTGTTACATCACTTAAAAATGCCCATTCCCATGATTCAGGTAATTCATAAGGTGCATTTATCTCTTGTGCATTACCGTTTACTTTTTTTTCCTTATATAATCCCTTAGCCTTTAATTGTTCTTTAACTTGTTGTATTTGTTCAAGTAATACGCTTGCAGATTCATCATTCGGATCTTGCTCTACTAATTTCCCTTGCATAGCAAGTTGTAATATTAGTTTTTTCAGTTTGTCTACATCTTCAGGTATAGTTACTGCTTCATGGAAGTGTTCTAATAATGCCGTCATACTTTCGAACCTTCCTTTAAGATTTTCGATAATTCATCGACCAACTGCTGTTTTGCCTGCTTTACTTGTTCAACTGATTCCATATATTGTTGTAATGCTACTACTGGATCAAGTAACTCCTCTTCTGTTGCATGTGGATTTTTGATGTCGAGATTGTAGTTTCTGCCTTTGACTTCATCAATTGTTACCTTCCATGCGTATTCGCTTTCTTCCCTTTTCTCCCACCACTCTTTTTCTCGGTCAAATTCTTCTAATCGTATCGGGCGTGTCTTCGAATATGATTTCTGTCCTTCTGGATAAGGGTGTTCAAAGTACCAAATCTCTTTTGTAGGCTCTCCCTTTGTAAAAAACAATAAATTGGTTCGAATCCCTGTGTACGGAGCAAAAACCCCGTTTGGAAGCCTTACAATCGTATGCAAATTGCATTCTTCCAGGAGTTTCTCTTTTATTCTTGTCTTTACACCTTCACCAAAAAGAAAGCCGTCTGGTAGTACAACAGCCCCTCTACCACCATCTTTTAGCAATGTCATGATAAGTACCATAAATAGGTCGGCTGTTTCTTTTGTACGAAAAGCCGTTGGGAAGTTGGCTTGGATGCCGTCTTCTTCAACACCTCCGAATGGTGGATTCGTGCAAATGACATCAACTTTATCCTTCGATCCGTAATCACGTATTGGGCGTGACAACGAGTTGTCATGACGGATATTTGGAATATCTACATCATGTAGGATTAAATTTGTAACCGAAAGGACATGGGGCAATTGTTTCTTTTCAATTCCCATGATTGAACTTTGAATGACTTTGCGTTCCTCGGCTGTGTTCGCTTGCTTCATTAAATGTTCAATCGAACTTTTTAGAAATCCACCTGTTCCCGTTGCAGGATCAAGCACTTTTTCACCCAACTGAGGGTTTGTCATATCGACCATGAATTGCGTAACGGCTCTAACTGTGTAAAATTCGCCTGCGTTACCTGCTGATTGCAAATCC
The genomic region above belongs to Bacillus sp. A301a_S52 and contains:
- a CDS encoding beta-lactamase family protein; this translates as MKRKAIIFLILAIITTIPFSLNHNDLTRTTDLDKLIKDVETKTEKLLSKCNIPGAAISVLEDGQVTWIGTFGYADIDVKRKVDQNTVFQVASISKSVTALGVMKLVEDGLINLDDPIENYITRWQLPESEYDQKAITVRRLLSHTSGLSVGGGYPGYESNTQLPTLEQSLSGIGGGSKPVELENEPGARYSYSGGGYNLLQLMIEEVTGEDFHSYLNEVVLTPLGMENSSFQWDDHLQDKTAKAYDVKLHLLPNYIFTEKAAAGLYTTIEDMNKFIIAEINSFHSSGILEADTVQEMFSPTLEVRGFESFINDEAALGHFINHVNNSTIVTHDGSNNGWKAHYSMEPQTGNGIIILTNGDNGTCLINELVSAWYYTNVGIERQFDQLRHTVMATVYALSLLILCWSLSVIVNLVSAFIKKELIVTTYSNKKVLLSKVLVSIVLVSGAFLLSKISVLILWFIDPFIVSLLVTSVFIRTILAVLQLFTREREIDDK
- a CDS encoding ABC transporter ATP-binding protein, which codes for MILSLKNLSVTYGTKKAVDNISFSIRPGEVIGLLGANGAGKSSTIAAVLGIEKSNYEELIMLGKSPIIHRKEVFQEVGVQFQETNFQDKLTVREACEQWKSLYKHTTDVPLLLETFGLVGKETQLVKSLSGGERQRLAVLLALISNPKLVFLDELTTGLDTRARRMLWRQLLVMKENGLAIVLTSHYMDEVEALCNEILILKEGQTVFHGTIQEAIRTSGKATLEDAYLNFAGEEDWV
- a CDS encoding ABC transporter permease, which gives rise to MSTFLTFLKIEGKLVWKGIDILIFGICFPIILATLFGYLLSNDGLAGASNFELSYAAVITIGVLATGVMGIPLTIADYRHRGILKRFQVTPVSPLQILFAQGLIQLSSALVSFIGVTLVYHLLFDYELKGSWTIFLMTYTFVIVAMYSIGIFIGSLVPDQKSANVWSSVAYFTMLLFSGATIPYETMPRFFQWIMDILPLAHGIHLLKQASTGGSLTDGLFHIVILALCIVIGLGGAIKYFKWK
- a CDS encoding MerR family transcriptional regulator, coding for MYKTKEIAALVGVHPNTVRIYEEWGFISPVPRQTNGYRIYSDIHLLQLNVARTLFRCEIVQGDLRKRARAIVYACGKENFTKANQLTIDYLAKLERDYDHALSAAKVVEKWLREEPTVSTCTSSRKDVALLLDTTSEAIRNWERNGLITVPRLHNGNRAYGEREIEQLRVIRSLRSAHYSINAILRLLNQIHQPSPDIVAILNTPTDEEDIVSVTDQLGKSLLDAIADAKDTLALIHEKTTFQ
- a CDS encoding virulence RhuM family protein, with the translated sequence MINETNILIYQTEEGNTKIDVRLENETVWMTQKAIAELYQKGVNTINEHIKNIYVEGELQESATIRKNRIVQIEGKREVEREVSFYNLEMILAIGYRVRSHRGTQFRQWATERLNEYLVKGFTMDDDRLKEMRNFGQDYFDELLERIRDIRASEKRFYLKITDIYATAVDYDAKAEISKEFFATVQNKLHFAITGLTASEIVANRADATKENMGLTTWKGDNIRKSDITVAKNYLSEKEIKQLNRIVTMYLDYAESQAERNQIMYMKDWTDKLNAFLQFNEHDILQNAGKVSKEVAEKLATQEYEKYKQIRITQNKESDFEKFVRDNRLK
- a CDS encoding helix-turn-helix domain-containing protein; this translates as MNNVQNDRSLFGEFLLRCRTRKGWSLCEVEQQSGGITPSYLHRLEQGKRRNPTMRLIHSLAVVYSVQVTTLVDLLLMDQGGEQGEE
- a CDS encoding restriction endonuclease subunit S → MTALLEHFHEAVTIPEDVDKLKKLILQLAMQGKLVEQDPNDESASVLLEQIQQVKEQLKAKGLYKEKKVNGNAQEINAPYELPESWEWAFLSDVTEIRRGASPRPIKNFLTNEGDGIPWIKIGDSVVGNKYITSTKEKVTLEGAKKSVYLKAGSLIMSNSMSFGKAYILGIDGCIHDGWLSFNIFDNLIFDELLLFFLNGSMTQFEDKAVGTGVRNLNIDRVKRTLIPIPPLHEQKRIVEKIESLYDQCDRLFSDIVKKQTTSVILNKSVFTKLQDHSNPEQLNDLRFAIENMGHLCNDKESIAQMRNSILSLAVQGKLVEQNVNEEPASVLIEKIKQEKERLIAEKKIKKEKLLPPISEDEFPYELPQGWEWVRLGHITTKLGAGKTPSGGEKNYVQNGVKFIRSQNVWNSGLLLDGIACITEETHESMSGSAVKEKDILLNITGASIGRSSLVPDDFDTANVNQHVAIIRLVNESVRRFIHTCIISPYFQSEVMRVQVGASREGLSMAKLSRFVIAIPPFEEQVRIMGKVKSLFKIIEQYEVRVTEKANATKSLSKSLMNVI
- a CDS encoding SAM-dependent DNA methyltransferase, which codes for MSISNAIKSIQDIMRQDSGVDGDAQRIAQLVWMIFLKIFADKEEELELLEDDYQSPIPEELRWHNWASDEEGMTGDELLNFVNNKLFPMLKELPDVEEGTRGYIVKEVFRDSFNYMKSGTLIRQIINKINEIDFNTSEDRHLFNDFYEAFLKDLQSAGNAGEFYTVRAVTQFMVDMTNPQLGEKVLDPATGTGGFLKSSIEHLMKQANTAEERKVIQSSIMGIEKKQLPHVLSVTNLILHDVDIPNIRHDNSLSRPIRDYGSKDKVDVICTNPPFGGVEEDGIQANFPTAFRTKETADLFMVLIMTLLKDGGRGAVVLPDGFLFGEGVKTRIKEKLLEECNLHTIVRLPNGVFAPYTGIRTNLLFFTKGEPTKEIWYFEHPYPEGQKSYSKTRPIRLEEFDREKEWWEKREESEYAWKVTIDEVKGRNYNLDIKNPHATEEELLDPVVALQQYMESVEQVKQAKQQLVDELSKILKEGSKV